Part of the Sulfuricurvum kujiense DSM 16994 genome, ATGTTGACCCCAAAACCTCTCAGCGAGCATACCGTTGCGATCACTTATGAGAAACTTGACCTCAGCGACTCATTTCATCATGCTGTTTTGAGCGAAGAAAAATACGGTACCGATTCGTCCTTTGCACGAGTACATAAAAACGAAGAACCCGCATTTTTAAGTGCTTATCTGCGCGCACTGAAAAGTGTCCGTGTCGGCGAGCGTTTACGGATTCTCAATCTGGGGATCAATACGGGGGAAGAGTTCGACCTGATCCGCCGTATCCTTCCGCATGATCAGTATATGAACCTCTCCCTTGTCGGCATCGATCATTCGCACAGCGCCATCAGCGTTGCCCGCGAACAGTTTAAGGAAGGAAATGCAACCTTTTACGTCCATGACATTAACGATCTCGTATCGCTCTCATTAGGCCGTTTCGACCTCATCATCACGATCGGAACGCTCCAGAGCAGCACTCTGGAATTCAAACCTCTTTTTATGTCTTTAGTCCAAGAATACCTGACCAAAGAGGGATCGCTCATTTTAGGATTTCCAAACTGCCGCTGGATGGACGGAGAGATGATCTACGGAGCCAAAGCACCCAACTATCCCTACTCGGAGATGTCAATTCTCATCAAAGATATCTACTACTGCAAAAAATATTTGCAGCAAAAGAAATTTCGGGTCACGGTAACCGGAAAAGAGTACCTGTTTTTAACCGCGACTAAAATACAATAATCAATATACTATAATAATTTATAAAGTTCCAAAAGGAAAAATAATGAAGAAACTTATCCTTATCCCGCTAATGTTCGCAACAATGCTTACGGCCAATGAGAGTTTCAACAGTGAAATAAGCCATTTCGGCGGAGGTGTTGTTATTGCCGGTGCGTTGACAGCGGTGGGAGATCGCTACTATCCCGAAAATCGTGCAATGTTCGGTTTCGGGGTAAGCAGTGTCGGATTTGCCATCGAAGAGATAGTCGTGACGGCTAAACACGGAAATTTATGGGGCAACCTACTAGATGTTGCCGCGCATACCGCCGGATCGGCACTTGGCGCTGTCATTACGGATAAATACTTGCTGACGCCTGTCATAAGCCAAAATGGGATGAACGGGAATTTTGTCGGTTTGTATACCCGGATCCCTTTTTAACCGTCTTTAGTCTGATGAAATTTTCTTTCTTAATTTCCATTCTGTTTTGTTCACTCATCCTATACGGGCGCAGCGATGTCGAAGCCATCAATCTCTCTCTCCTATCGCTCCAAAGCGAGGAGACCCTTCTGGATACGTCCGTATTGGACAATACGCTCGATAACTATCGCGGAACCATATCCCCTTTGTATAAACGCTATCTGGCGACGACCGAAGAGTATCAACGCATCGAAGCCAAATTTGAAAAAGAGGGAATTCCCCGGTTCTTTGCCCTGATTCCTTATTCCGAATCCAAATTTAATCCATCTTCCCGCGGCTACGGCACAGCCGGCTTATGGCAGTTCAGTAAACAAAGTGCCCGAAATTTCGGGCTGTGTGTAACCAAAAACAATGATGAGAGGCTCGATGCCGACCGTTCAACCGATGCGGCGATACGGTATATCAAAAGTTTGAAACAACAATTCGGAAGCTGGTATTTGGCAGATTTTGCCTATGCGATGGGAGAAGGGACACTGCGCCGCCTTATTCAGCGAAACGGAAGCAAGAAAATATCGGTACTCCTCAAAGATCCCCATTTCCCGTCAGGGACAAAAGCCCATTTTGCCAAAACGCTGCTGCTGGACGCTAAAATCCATTATGCAAAACCCGCAGGAAACGAAAAAGCGGCTGAGTGATTCTCTCCCACGGAAAGGGAGAGTATTAGGAAGTCTTTAGAATCGGTATCCGATTTTAACTTGTGCACGATAGTTATCCAGGTCTTCTTTGTAACCGGTAGACAGATCCGCTTTTTGCGTCCATTGATACCGGACATCCGCACCCGTATACACGCTCTTGCTGATGTTGTATTTTAAACCGGTTCCGGCTTGCAGGGTAAATACCGTATCGTCTTTCCGCGCATCCGAAAAAATAACTCCGAACCCGGGACCGAATCCCCACTCCACATTGTTGTCCAATGTAATAAGATAATAAGGGTTAAACTCGAGATTCGTCATCTCTACGCCGTCGCTGTTAAAATGATTTAACATGATTTGCTGTCTAAGATTATCCCACGGAAGGGTAAAAACGGGACAATCCAGTGAAATTTCAATCCCTTCCGTCATACCTGCCGCACTGATATTTTTCAGGTTCATATACCCCATTGATACCCCGACTTGAATATTCGGACAAAAGTTTTTATCCAAAATCGGAAGCATTTTAAACTCTTTTGCACTTGCGGCAGAACCGATCAGCGCACATGCCAAAAGGGCCGCTTTAGCGGACGGTAAAAATCTCATTCTTTCTCCTCTTCAATAACTATTACATAATAAGTATAGCAAAAGATATTACAATTTGTGATAATGATGTGACATTTAAGGGGGATCCCCGAGGGGAGAAAAGAGGAGTTTTAACCGATGTTGGTATAAACGGCTTGGACGTCATCGTCCTCTTCGATACGATCGATCAGTTTTTCGATATCGACCATCTGTTCGTCGGTAAACTCTACCGTCGTATTCGGAATACGCTCCAGCGCCGCTTTGCCCGGGACGATCCCTAACTCTTCGAGGGCAGTCGAGAGGGTACCGAATGCGGTGTAATCACCGTATACCGTCACTTCCCCCTCTTCTTCTTCGAGTGTCTCCAGCCCTGCGTCGATCAATGCGAATTCAAGCTCTTCGAGATCCATTTCCGGTGTCGGGAAACTGAATACCGCTTTGCGGCTGAACATAAATTCCAAAGAGCCGTTGTTGAGCATCTCACCTTTGGCTTTTCCGAAATAACTGCGGATATTCGCAACGGTACGGGTATTATTATCAGTCGCGCATTCAACGAAGATCAATGCACCGTGAGGAGCTTTCCCTTCGATATTGACTTCGGTGAGGGTAATCGCATCTTTTCCGGTCGCCCGTTTGATTGCCGCGTCGATATTGTCTTTGGGCATATTCTGCGCTTTAGCGGTCAAAATCGCCGTACGGAGTTTCGGGTTCATATCGGGATCTGATCCGCCCTCTTTTGCCGCCATTGTGATGATTTTACCCAGTTTAGGAAATACTCTCGACATATTTCCCCAGCGCTTCATTTTTGCCGCTTTACGATATTCAAACGCTCTTCCCATACGGTATGCTCCTCTGCCTTAACTCAAAAAAATTAGCGAATTATACCTGTTTTAGGGGATTAAGACAAATCCCTTTTGAGCGGATTGTTGATGAGATAAACAGCAGCAATACTGATAAGCCCTCCTAAAATCAACGTCAATGAGGGTATTTCGCCCAATAACAGATAACTCGTCCCCAGAGCACTGACCGGTACTAAGAACATATACGAACTCGCTTTCGATGATCCCATTGCCCCCGAAGCGATAAAATAGATACTCGAAGCGACCGTTTGGCCCAATACCGCCAGATACAGCAATGCGCCCCAGAATCGGAGGTCTTGGTTAAAGACGCTTCCGATTCCTAGAGGATAGGCTATAAAAAACATAAAAACGGTAGCGATAAGCCCCAGAAAAAAGGTATAGTGGATCGGATCGAGATGCAGATGGGAACGCTGAGCGGAGAGGGTCAAAACGGCCCATACCAACGCACTCAAAAGAAAAATAAGGTTCCCCCCGTGAAAAAGCAGATCGCTGTTAGTGATTTGAAGCATAACCGCCCCGCCGACCAATCCGATCATTAAGCCCGTAACATGGCGCTGTGAGGGTTTAAAGCCCAAAAATGCCACGGCGATTCCTACCGTGATGACCGGACTGAGCGTCGTGATAATCACCCCTCCCGCTCCGGCAGTCCCAGCCGCTACTCCCCAAAAAGAGAGGGCCATGAAAACGGCATTTAAAAGTCCGCTGAGAGTGACCCATCCTAAAGCATGTAAAGAGACGCGAAGAGGTTTTTTGTGCCACCACAGTACGGGGAGAAATGCAATACTCATCAGCGCAAAGCGCCAAAATGTCGCCACTTCCCACGATACGCTTTCGGTGAGGATTTTAAGGGCGGGCCATCCCCCTCCCCAGAGCATCATCGCAAGGATCATTAAAAAAGGGAGGGGAATCAAGGCAGAGGTTTAATCGTCGATAAAAACGATATCGCTTTGGATGTTGTTAAAGAGGAGCGAGCGGTTATCTACCCGGTGCTGATATAAGAACGTATTCGGCTCCATAGAACGCAAAACAGTCGTATTGTAATAATAGGCGTTCGAACAGCGCCCGATAAAGAGGAATGAAAAGAGCAGTTTGATAC contains:
- a CDS encoding class I SAM-dependent methyltransferase translates to MKLFSSDAMVDIFSWAQESLKHSDKITFEVLNPDIRQGWYAGEKITLDGITYLYRSYKALSDLGELLFCRMLTPKPLSEHTVAITYEKLDLSDSFHHAVLSEEKYGTDSSFARVHKNEEPAFLSAYLRALKSVRVGERLRILNLGINTGEEFDLIRRILPHDQYMNLSLVGIDHSHSAISVAREQFKEGNATFYVHDINDLVSLSLGRFDLIITIGTLQSSTLEFKPLFMSLVQEYLTKEGSLILGFPNCRWMDGEMIYGAKAPNYPYSEMSILIKDIYYCKKYLQQKKFRVTVTGKEYLFLTATKIQ
- a CDS encoding lytic transglycosylase domain-containing protein, translated to MKFSFLISILFCSLILYGRSDVEAINLSLLSLQSEETLLDTSVLDNTLDNYRGTISPLYKRYLATTEEYQRIEAKFEKEGIPRFFALIPYSESKFNPSSRGYGTAGLWQFSKQSARNFGLCVTKNNDERLDADRSTDAAIRYIKSLKQQFGSWYLADFAYAMGEGTLRRLIQRNGSKKISVLLKDPHFPSGTKAHFAKTLLLDAKIHYAKPAGNEKAAE
- a CDS encoding outer membrane protein, with the translated sequence MRFLPSAKAALLACALIGSAASAKEFKMLPILDKNFCPNIQVGVSMGYMNLKNISAAGMTEGIEISLDCPVFTLPWDNLRQQIMLNHFNSDGVEMTNLEFNPYYLITLDNNVEWGFGPGFGVIFSDARKDDTVFTLQAGTGLKYNISKSVYTGADVRYQWTQKADLSTGYKEDLDNYRAQVKIGYRF
- a CDS encoding YebC/PmpR family DNA-binding transcriptional regulator, translated to MGRAFEYRKAAKMKRWGNMSRVFPKLGKIITMAAKEGGSDPDMNPKLRTAILTAKAQNMPKDNIDAAIKRATGKDAITLTEVNIEGKAPHGALIFVECATDNNTRTVANIRSYFGKAKGEMLNNGSLEFMFSRKAVFSFPTPEMDLEELEFALIDAGLETLEEEEGEVTVYGDYTAFGTLSTALEELGIVPGKAALERIPNTTVEFTDEQMVDIEKLIDRIEEDDDVQAVYTNIG
- a CDS encoding DMT family transporter, encoding MIPLPFLMILAMMLWGGGWPALKILTESVSWEVATFWRFALMSIAFLPVLWWHKKPLRVSLHALGWVTLSGLLNAVFMALSFWGVAAGTAGAGGVIITTLSPVITVGIAVAFLGFKPSQRHVTGLMIGLVGGAVMLQITNSDLLFHGGNLIFLLSALVWAVLTLSAQRSHLHLDPIHYTFFLGLIATVFMFFIAYPLGIGSVFNQDLRFWGALLYLAVLGQTVASSIYFIASGAMGSSKASSYMFLVPVSALGTSYLLLGEIPSLTLILGGLISIAAVYLINNPLKRDLS